A section of the Candidatus Thioglobus autotrophicus genome encodes:
- the nuoH gene encoding NADH-quinone oxidoreductase subunit NuoH has protein sequence MMELWQSFVGLVYESIPWLDGNIAAIIIILVKAVALIMPLLLTVAYFTYAERKVIGYMQLRIGPNRVGPKGWLQPIADALKLMTKEIIFPSKANIYLFLLAPILAIAPAIAVWAVIPFDEGIYVTNLDVSLLYVLAIGSIGVYGIILAGWASNSKYPLLGALRSASLLVSYEIVIGFALVTVVMIAGSVNLNTIVADQQGGMLNWYFIPLFPMMIIFFISALVETNRAPFDVVEGESEIVGGTHVEYSGMTFAVFFLAEYANMILMAVLAVVMFFGGWHSPFEGVPYLEAVFAWVPGIIWLLAKSTFFMFLYLWVRATFPRFRYDQIMRLSWKVFLPMTIVWIFVVALMTQLHIGPWFA, from the coding sequence ATGATGGAACTTTGGCAGTCTTTTGTTGGCTTGGTGTATGAGTCAATACCTTGGCTTGATGGCAATATTGCCGCCATTATCATTATTCTAGTTAAAGCCGTTGCTTTGATTATGCCACTGCTATTAACTGTGGCTTACTTTACCTACGCAGAGCGCAAAGTCATTGGCTATATGCAGTTAAGAATCGGGCCAAATCGAGTCGGCCCTAAGGGTTGGTTGCAACCAATTGCTGATGCTTTAAAGCTAATGACCAAGGAGATTATTTTTCCAAGTAAGGCTAATATTTACTTATTCTTACTTGCGCCAATTTTAGCCATCGCCCCTGCAATAGCAGTCTGGGCGGTTATTCCGTTTGACGAGGGTATTTACGTTACCAACCTTGATGTGAGCTTGCTCTACGTTCTAGCCATTGGCTCAATCGGTGTTTACGGTATTATTTTGGCAGGTTGGGCTTCTAACTCTAAATATCCACTTCTAGGCGCACTCCGCAGTGCATCGCTATTAGTCTCTTATGAAATTGTCATAGGCTTTGCTTTAGTAACTGTGGTGATGATTGCCGGCAGTGTTAATCTTAATACCATTGTGGCCGACCAGCAGGGCGGCATGCTAAATTGGTACTTTATTCCTTTATTCCCTATGATGATTATCTTCTTTATTTCTGCCCTGGTTGAAACAAACCGTGCGCCTTTTGACGTGGTTGAGGGTGAATCAGAAATTGTGGGCGGTACGCATGTAGAGTATTCAGGCATGACCTTTGCGGTGTTTTTCTTAGCAGAATATGCCAATATGATTCTGATGGCGGTATTGGCCGTGGTGATGTTTTTTGGTGGTTGGCATTCTCCGTTTGAAGGCGTGCCTTATCTAGAGGCTGTTTTTGCTTGGGTGCCTGGCATTATCTGGCTACTCGCCAAATCTACTTTCTTTATGTTTTTGTATTTATGGGTGAGAGCAACTTTTCCGCGCTTTAGGTATGATCAAATTATGCGCTTAAGCTGGAAGGTGTTTTTACCGATGACCATTGTTTGGATTTTTGTTGTCGCACTCATGACGCAACTTCACATTGGCCCTTGGTTTGCTTAA
- the nuoI gene encoding NADH-quinone oxidoreductase subunit NuoI gives MINNIKKLAKSLSLSELRSGMKITAKELVNTKITVQYPEEKTPISPRFRGLHALRRYPNGEERCIACKLCEAVCPANAITIESEVRDDGTRRTTQYDIDLFKCIFCGFCEEACPVDAIVETQIFEYAFESRDGSIMTKDRLLKVGDDNEKVIGKAKSEDSKYR, from the coding sequence ATGATAAATAACATAAAAAAATTAGCAAAAAGTCTGAGTTTAAGTGAATTGCGCTCTGGCATGAAAATTACGGCCAAAGAGTTGGTTAACACCAAAATTACCGTACAGTACCCTGAAGAAAAAACCCCAATTTCACCTAGATTTAGAGGCTTGCACGCACTGCGTCGTTATCCGAATGGTGAAGAACGCTGTATTGCGTGCAAATTGTGTGAGGCAGTTTGCCCGGCTAATGCCATCACTATTGAATCAGAAGTACGTGATGATGGAACGCGCCGTACCACTCAATACGACATTGATCTGTTTAAGTGTATTTTTTGTGGTTTTTGTGAGGAGGCTTGCCCGGTAGATGCGATTGTGGAGACGCAAATATTTGAATATGCGTTCGAATCACGAGACGGCAGTATTATGACTAAAGATCGATTATTGAAAGTGGGCGATGACAATGAAAAAGTCATTGGCAAGGCAAAATCTGAAGATTCAAAATATCGATAA
- a CDS encoding NADH-quinone oxidoreductase subunit J produces the protein MSSEQIIFYILSFWFIASSLAMIFARNAAKAVLFLVLGFFSAASIWILLEAEFLAITLILVYVGAVMVLFLFVIKMLNIDKSTLRAKFAGYLPLGLIVALIIIAEMTLVLGSAQFGLDAMPSPARHAADYSNITELALQLYTTYVYPFELAAVLLLIAIIAAITLVHKQEINRKKQSISEQVNVQAKDRVRIVSIASPPKEDK, from the coding sequence ATGAGTTCTGAGCAAATAATTTTTTATATTTTGTCATTTTGGTTTATAGCCTCATCACTGGCGATGATTTTTGCCCGTAATGCAGCTAAAGCGGTGTTATTTTTGGTTTTAGGTTTCTTTTCAGCGGCGAGTATTTGGATTTTGCTAGAAGCTGAATTTTTGGCCATCACCTTAATTCTTGTTTATGTGGGCGCTGTCATGGTGTTGTTTTTGTTTGTTATTAAGATGCTTAATATCGACAAATCAACCTTGCGTGCTAAGTTTGCGGGCTACTTGCCGCTCGGGTTGATTGTGGCACTTATTATTATTGCAGAAATGACTTTAGTCTTGGGTAGTGCTCAATTTGGCCTAGACGCCATGCCTTCGCCAGCGCGACACGCCGCTGATTATAGCAACATCACCGAGCTGGCTTTACAGCTCTACACTACGTATGTTTATCCGTTTGAGTTGGCCGCTGTTCTGCTATTAATTGCGATTATTGCTGCGATTACTTTGGTTCACAAGCAAGAAATTAATCGCAAAAAACAATCGATTTCTGAGCAAGTTAATGTACAAGCTAAAGATAGGGTAAGAATTGTTTCAATTGCCTCACCACCTAAGGAGGATAAGTAA
- the nuoK gene encoding NADH-quinone oxidoreductase subunit NuoK → MVSLSDYLILSSVIFCIGLVGIFINRTNIITLLMCVELILAAVNTNFIAFSHFLGNEAGQIFVFFILTVAAAEVAIGLAILTLLFRVRGSIDVDVTNSLKG, encoded by the coding sequence ATGGTCAGTTTAAGTGATTACTTAATTTTAAGCAGTGTGATTTTTTGCATTGGCTTGGTGGGGATTTTTATTAATCGTACTAATATTATTACCTTGCTGATGTGTGTAGAGCTGATATTAGCAGCAGTTAACACTAACTTTATTGCTTTTTCTCATTTTCTGGGTAATGAAGCGGGTCAGATTTTTGTATTTTTCATCTTGACTGTTGCTGCTGCAGAAGTAGCCATTGGATTGGCCATCTTGACACTCTTATTTAGAGTGCGCGGATCGATCGATGTTGACGTCACTAATAGTTTAAAGGGGTAA
- the nuoL gene encoding NADH-quinone oxidoreductase subunit L — protein sequence MEQIYLTIALAPLVGAIFAGFFGSLLGRMATNVVTILGVLISTILSLYVFNHHVLDGGEIFNQNLYTWMQIGELNVSVGFLIDNLTAIMLVIVSFVSLMVHIYTIGYMHDDAGYTKFFSYISLFTFSMFMLVMSNNFMQLFFGWEAVGLVSYLLIGFWHHKESAVEANLKAFLVNRVGDFGFLLGIALVLMYFGSLDYVEVFASLGNVTGVTMLDGTSVITVICILLFIGAMGKSAQVPLHVWLPGSMEGPTPISALIHAATMVTAGIFMVSRMSPMFELSETALMVVMIVGAITALFMGLLGIVQNDIKKVVAYSTLSQLGYMTVALGVSAYSVAIFHLMTHAFFKALLFLGAGSVIVALHHKQDIREMGGLRKKMPITYWTALIGTLALIGFPGFAGFYSKDMIIEAVHFSQLPFSDWVYVAVILGVFITAFYSLRMFFLVFHGESRMDEHTTSHVKESPFSITLPLVALAIPSAVIGYLTIDPMLFNGWLDNAITVGANHSSMVSLKESFHGASGMIPHALQTWPFWMMVGGIASAWVLTLHRAEWATWIQKKFHRSNYVLESLYGFDRFNDIVFVQGVKKLGNFLWKVSDSGLIDKILVNGSARLVGFIGSIVRPIQTGYVYHYAFFMIFSLLIILTWVLFAGDNPLLKIEF from the coding sequence ATGGAGCAAATATATTTAACAATTGCTTTGGCGCCTTTGGTAGGAGCGATCTTTGCTGGATTTTTTGGCTCGTTACTCGGCAGAATGGCCACTAACGTTGTTACTATTTTGGGCGTGCTGATTTCGACTATTTTATCTTTATACGTGTTTAATCATCATGTTTTAGATGGCGGTGAAATCTTCAATCAAAACCTTTATACCTGGATGCAAATTGGCGAGCTTAATGTTAGTGTTGGTTTCTTAATAGACAACCTAACCGCCATTATGCTAGTGATTGTCTCGTTTGTATCGTTGATGGTACACATCTATACTATTGGCTATATGCACGATGACGCCGGCTACACTAAGTTTTTTAGCTATATTTCACTATTCACTTTTTCGATGTTTATGCTGGTGATGAGTAACAATTTCATGCAGCTATTCTTTGGTTGGGAAGCAGTTGGTTTGGTCTCGTACCTGTTAATTGGTTTCTGGCATCATAAAGAAAGCGCTGTTGAAGCAAACCTGAAAGCTTTTTTAGTTAATCGTGTAGGCGATTTTGGCTTTTTACTAGGTATTGCTTTGGTGCTTATGTATTTTGGCTCGCTAGATTATGTCGAAGTATTTGCAAGCCTAGGCAATGTCACTGGCGTAACCATGCTTGACGGCACCAGCGTTATTACTGTTATTTGTATTTTATTATTCATTGGTGCAATGGGTAAATCTGCCCAAGTGCCACTTCACGTTTGGTTACCAGGTTCGATGGAAGGCCCAACACCAATCTCAGCATTGATTCACGCAGCCACTATGGTGACAGCTGGTATCTTTATGGTGTCGCGCATGTCGCCAATGTTTGAACTTAGTGAAACAGCACTAATGGTGGTGATGATCGTTGGCGCTATTACTGCCTTATTTATGGGCTTGCTGGGTATTGTGCAAAATGATATCAAGAAAGTGGTGGCTTATTCAACCTTATCACAACTTGGCTATATGACAGTCGCACTCGGTGTTAGTGCTTATTCGGTGGCTATTTTTCACTTGATGACGCATGCCTTCTTTAAAGCACTGCTTTTCTTAGGTGCGGGCTCGGTGATTGTAGCATTACATCATAAGCAAGATATACGGGAGATGGGTGGCTTACGCAAGAAAATGCCGATCACTTATTGGACAGCTTTGATCGGCACCTTGGCACTGATCGGCTTCCCAGGCTTTGCAGGATTTTATTCCAAAGACATGATTATCGAGGCAGTACATTTCTCACAATTGCCATTTTCAGATTGGGTTTATGTAGCCGTGATTTTAGGTGTCTTTATCACCGCTTTTTATTCACTCAGAATGTTTTTCTTGGTATTCCATGGTGAATCAAGAATGGACGAACATACCACCTCACACGTTAAAGAATCACCTTTTAGTATTACTCTACCACTCGTGGCTTTGGCGATACCGTCTGCGGTAATTGGCTATCTGACAATCGACCCAATGTTGTTTAATGGCTGGTTAGACAATGCCATTACGGTTGGTGCAAATCATAGTTCTATGGTCAGCCTCAAAGAGAGTTTCCATGGCGCAAGTGGCATGATTCCACATGCACTACAAACATGGCCTTTCTGGATGATGGTAGGTGGTATTGCGAGTGCTTGGGTACTAACTTTACATAGAGCTGAGTGGGCTACATGGATTCAGAAAAAATTTCACCGCAGCAATTACGTACTAGAATCGCTTTACGGTTTTGATCGTTTTAATGACATTGTCTTTGTACAAGGTGTTAAAAAACTGGGTAACTTTTTATGGAAGGTGTCAGATTCTGGCCTAATTGACAAGATATTGGTTAATGGTAGTGCGAGATTAGTGGGTTTTATTGGCTCAATAGTACGTCCAATCCAAACAGGCTATGTTTATCATTATGCATTTTTCATGATTTTCAGTTTATTAATTATTTTAACCTGGGTGCTGTTTGCCGGCGATAACCCACTTTTAAAAATCGAGTTTTAA
- a CDS encoding NADH-quinone oxidoreductase subunit M: MELLSLLIWLPILGGIFVILIGNDRADTARWVSVAISILVFVISLSLYTEFDSTTHLMQFEEKASWISQFNIYYHLGVDGISMPLIILTTFSTILVLAAGWEVIQTRPAHYMAAFLMMEGLIIGVFSALDAILFYAFWEASLIPMLLIIGVWGGDNRVYAAIKFFLYTFLGSVFMLVSLIYMYNKGGSFSILDMHNLSLTATEQAWIFWAFFMAFAVKVPMFPVHTWLPDAHVQAPTGGSVILAAIMLKMGGYGFFRFSLPITPDASLEFSEIVIILSLIAIVYIGFVALVQRDMKKLIAYSSISHMGFVTLGVFALFLAYQPGAAEGALLGLEGAMVQMISHGFISAAMFLVVGVLYDRLHSREISTYGGVINSMPKFTGFAVLFAMANAGLPGTSGFVGEFMVILGAVQANIWYAVLAGTTLIVGAAYTLWMVKRVFWGAITNPEVSTMSDLNAREFSILAVLAVAVIAMGIYPQPVIEVMQVSIEHLLNQALVSKL, from the coding sequence ATGGAATTATTGAGTTTATTAATTTGGTTGCCAATATTGGGCGGTATTTTCGTCATCTTAATTGGCAATGATCGCGCTGATACCGCACGCTGGGTTTCTGTGGCTATTTCGATTTTAGTTTTTGTTATATCGCTGAGTTTATACACCGAGTTTGATTCGACCACGCATCTCATGCAGTTCGAAGAAAAAGCCTCTTGGATTTCTCAATTTAACATTTATTATCATTTAGGCGTGGACGGCATTTCCATGCCACTGATTATCCTAACAACCTTCTCAACAATTTTGGTGCTGGCGGCCGGCTGGGAAGTTATTCAAACTCGTCCAGCGCATTACATGGCTGCTTTCTTAATGATGGAAGGGCTAATTATCGGTGTATTTTCAGCACTTGACGCAATTCTGTTCTATGCATTTTGGGAGGCGTCACTCATTCCAATGCTATTAATCATTGGTGTTTGGGGTGGCGATAATCGTGTTTATGCGGCGATTAAGTTCTTTTTATACACATTCTTAGGCTCGGTATTTATGCTGGTATCGCTGATCTATATGTACAATAAAGGCGGTTCATTCTCAATTTTAGACATGCATAATCTAAGCTTAACCGCGACTGAGCAAGCTTGGATTTTCTGGGCGTTCTTTATGGCTTTTGCAGTTAAAGTGCCAATGTTTCCTGTACACACATGGCTGCCAGATGCACACGTTCAAGCGCCAACAGGTGGCTCGGTAATTCTGGCAGCCATCATGCTGAAAATGGGTGGTTACGGTTTCTTTAGATTTTCGCTACCCATTACACCTGATGCCTCTTTAGAGTTTTCAGAGATTGTGATCATTCTTTCTTTGATTGCTATTGTGTATATTGGCTTTGTGGCTTTGGTTCAGCGCGACATGAAAAAACTCATCGCTTATTCTTCAATCTCACACATGGGCTTTGTGACACTCGGTGTCTTTGCTTTATTTCTAGCTTATCAGCCAGGTGCTGCTGAAGGTGCACTACTTGGTCTTGAAGGCGCAATGGTGCAAATGATCTCACACGGTTTTATCTCTGCTGCAATGTTTTTGGTAGTAGGTGTATTGTATGACCGCCTACATTCAAGAGAAATCTCCACCTATGGCGGCGTGATTAACTCTATGCCGAAGTTCACCGGCTTTGCCGTACTATTTGCCATGGCCAATGCCGGTTTGCCGGGAACCTCGGGTTTTGTTGGAGAATTTATGGTGATTCTGGGTGCGGTCCAAGCTAATATTTGGTACGCTGTGCTTGCAGGTACAACATTAATTGTAGGCGCAGCTTATACCCTGTGGATGGTTAAGCGCGTATTTTGGGGTGCAATAACCAACCCAGAAGTATCAACCATGTCAGACCTTAATGCCAGAGAATTTAGCATCTTAGCCGTGTTGGCTGTAGCTGTTATTGCCATGGGTATTTACCCTCAACCAGTCATTGAAGTGATGCAGGTTTCTATTGAACATTTATTAAACCAAGCATTAGTCTCTAAACTTTAA
- the nuoN gene encoding NADH-quinone oxidoreductase subunit NuoN — translation MNNTFTFDTSTLWAAMPEIFLLSAIVVVLLLDLFLTKPFKQVTYYLTQASLLITGVLAFSLMGEPQTIIFGGSFILDNMASVFKVFMAGSTMVAMVYTRHYLTQHSLFRGEYFVLVMLAVLGMMVMISGYSLLTLYLGLEILSLSLYTLIAIARERAGAVEAALKYFVLGAIASGLLLYGMSMIYGISGSINITDIANFATSANLASRETLILNFGLVFLVIGIAFKLGAVPFHMWVPDVYQGAPTSVTLFLSTVPKIAAVAMLVRILVDGLGAMHAYWADLFMVLAVLSIALGSVVALMQTNIKRMLAYSTISHVGFIMLGFVTGVVSGYGAAVFYVLVYILMSLAAFGMIILLNKKGFEADQISDFKGLSKHSPWFALMMLVIMLSMAGVPPFIGFYSKLFILQQVISAGFVTIAVIAVVFAVISAYYYLQIIKSMYFEDGDTQRTITAPMDMQLILSINAILILAVGLFPDFWMKLSVSLF, via the coding sequence ATGAATAATACATTCACATTTGATACTTCTACTTTATGGGCGGCGATGCCTGAAATTTTCTTACTGAGTGCGATTGTTGTTGTGCTGTTGTTGGATCTATTCTTAACCAAGCCTTTTAAGCAAGTCACTTATTATCTAACACAAGCCAGCTTGCTGATCACCGGCGTTCTAGCCTTTAGTTTAATGGGTGAGCCACAAACCATTATCTTTGGTGGATCGTTTATTCTAGATAATATGGCCTCAGTATTTAAAGTCTTTATGGCGGGATCAACCATGGTGGCAATGGTCTATACGCGTCATTATCTCACCCAACATTCACTCTTCAGAGGCGAGTATTTTGTATTAGTCATGTTGGCCGTATTGGGCATGATGGTGATGATTTCTGGCTATAGCTTATTAACGTTGTACCTTGGGCTGGAGATTTTATCTTTATCACTTTACACCCTGATTGCTATTGCGCGTGAGCGTGCGGGTGCGGTGGAAGCAGCGCTTAAATACTTTGTGCTGGGTGCGATTGCCTCGGGTTTATTACTTTACGGCATGAGTATGATTTACGGCATTAGTGGTAGTATCAATATTACTGATATTGCCAACTTTGCTACCAGTGCTAATCTCGCTTCTAGAGAAACACTGATCCTTAATTTTGGCTTAGTGTTCTTAGTGATTGGTATTGCTTTCAAATTAGGTGCAGTGCCGTTTCATATGTGGGTGCCAGATGTTTATCAAGGCGCGCCTACTTCAGTCACTTTGTTTTTATCCACGGTGCCAAAAATTGCCGCTGTGGCGATGTTGGTACGCATTTTGGTAGATGGTCTAGGGGCGATGCATGCCTATTGGGCAGATCTATTTATGGTGTTGGCAGTGTTATCCATTGCACTCGGATCAGTCGTGGCACTTATGCAAACCAATATCAAGCGCATGTTGGCGTATTCAACCATCTCTCATGTTGGTTTTATTATGCTCGGTTTTGTCACGGGCGTTGTTAGTGGCTATGGCGCCGCTGTGTTTTATGTGCTGGTTTATATTTTGATGAGTTTGGCAGCTTTCGGCATGATTATTCTACTCAACAAAAAAGGCTTTGAGGCCGATCAAATTTCTGATTTTAAGGGTTTGAGCAAGCATTCGCCTTGGTTCGCTTTGATGATGTTAGTTATTATGTTGTCCATGGCGGGCGTGCCACCGTTCATTGGCTTCTACTCTAAGCTCTTTATTCTTCAGCAAGTTATATCTGCAGGCTTTGTAACGATCGCCGTCATCGCGGTTGTTTTTGCGGTGATTAGTGCTTACTATTATTTACAAATTATCAAATCGATGTATTTTGAAGATGGCGACACCCAAAGAACGATCACCGCACCAATGGATATGCAATTGATCTTATCGATCAATGCCATATTGATTCTAGCCGTAGGTCTATTCCCTGATTTTTGGATGAAACTCTCCGTATCATTGTTTTAA
- a CDS encoding RNA recognition motif domain-containing protein, with the protein MKILIRNLPRTLLENSLKELFEAYGEVQSCTIVLDKTSGESKGFGFIEIAKVGDAKAAIQGLNGKPINGNKIRVKKAETTKNA; encoded by the coding sequence ATGAAAATACTCATCAGAAACTTACCTCGCACATTATTAGAAAACAGCCTTAAAGAGTTGTTTGAAGCTTATGGAGAGGTACAATCTTGCACAATAGTATTAGATAAAACAAGCGGCGAGTCTAAGGGCTTTGGTTTTATTGAAATTGCAAAAGTAGGTGATGCAAAAGCTGCCATTCAGGGTCTAAATGGCAAACCGATTAATGGCAATAAAATTAGAGTTAAAAAGGCCGAGACAACAAAAAACGCCTAA
- a CDS encoding VF530 family DNA-binding protein, protein MHNQDPLHGITLKTIVTELEAHFGWKELAKRIDINCFKSDPSINSSLKFLRKTPWARQKVERLYLKFFA, encoded by the coding sequence ATGCACAACCAAGATCCACTACATGGAATTACGCTCAAAACAATCGTTACTGAGCTAGAAGCACATTTTGGCTGGAAAGAGTTAGCTAAGCGTATTGATATAAACTGTTTTAAGAGTGATCCCAGTATCAACTCTAGCTTAAAGTTCTTACGGAAAACCCCATGGGCAAGACAAAAAGTTGAACGTCTTTATTTGAAATTTTTCGCCTAG
- the bioC gene encoding malonyl-ACP O-methyltransferase BioC, whose translation MSQVRAAFNKASNDYEDHAFLQKEIATRLSKKLDVITTKSDVILDLGAGTGLLSQQLEKRFVGSQVICLDFAQNSLKHNPASHKICANASHLPLADNSVDIVVSSLMMQWCPDLNQLFSEIHRVLKNDGLILFSTFGPDTLKELKKSWSVVDNETHVNTFTDMHDIGDQMLGAGFQSPVMEMETLTLTYQTVTDLLRDLKAIGAQSVNARSKALMGKDKFKLMVEMYESYRQDGKLPATYEVIYGHAWKKTSEIGVIKLSNN comes from the coding sequence GTGTCTCAAGTAAGAGCGGCCTTTAACAAAGCTTCAAATGATTATGAGGATCATGCATTTTTGCAAAAAGAAATCGCCACTCGACTCAGTAAAAAACTTGATGTCATTACCACCAAGTCTGATGTTATTCTTGATTTAGGTGCTGGTACAGGGCTACTGTCTCAGCAGCTTGAAAAGCGTTTTGTGGGCTCGCAGGTTATCTGCCTAGATTTTGCCCAAAACTCTCTTAAGCATAACCCAGCAAGCCACAAAATTTGCGCTAATGCTAGTCATCTACCTTTGGCAGATAATAGTGTTGATATCGTTGTTTCAAGTTTAATGATGCAGTGGTGTCCTGATCTGAATCAGTTATTCTCAGAGATCCATAGAGTGCTTAAAAATGACGGATTAATCCTCTTTTCTACCTTTGGCCCCGATACCCTTAAAGAGCTTAAAAAGAGCTGGTCAGTGGTGGACAACGAAACCCACGTCAATACATTCACCGACATGCATGACATTGGCGATCAAATGCTTGGTGCCGGTTTTCAATCACCAGTGATGGAAATGGAAACTCTCACCCTTACCTATCAAACAGTTACGGATTTACTCAGAGACCTTAAGGCCATCGGTGCACAAAGTGTCAACGCGCGCTCAAAAGCACTCATGGGAAAAGATAAATTCAAGCTCATGGTTGAGATGTATGAATCTTACCGTCAAGATGGAAAACTACCTGCTACTTATGAAGTAATTTATGGGCATGCCTGGAAGAAAACCTCTGAGATTGGTGTAATTAAGCTAAGTAATAACTAA
- a CDS encoding metal ABC transporter solute-binding protein, Zn/Mn family translates to MKFHLFFLTLLLATNTFANPNIVVSIKPIHSIVSTLTQGVSTPTLLLSGNQSAHHAHLKPSQISLLEKADLVVIVHPDFEEGLAKSIRNIQADKVLTVDQNEVEQGNEHEHEHEHAGSVNHHSWLNIEDMQGFTQALSQRLIKIDPKNKAIYLANLDTLKLKLDELQDTTQQQLSNYTNQPLMTYNNAFEHFIENYKLKSVGSVSRQHGENLSIFKILKAKQIIKDEKVTCLLFTSEASDKRINTLTEGLKIKTADIDIIGFDIKPGANHYLKLIQDITHKAVQCLK, encoded by the coding sequence ATGAAATTTCACCTATTTTTCCTCACTCTGCTACTAGCCACCAATACATTTGCTAATCCAAACATTGTGGTGAGCATTAAACCCATTCATTCAATTGTAAGTACTCTTACCCAAGGTGTTAGCACGCCAACATTACTACTGAGTGGCAATCAATCAGCGCACCATGCACATCTAAAGCCATCACAAATATCTTTACTTGAAAAAGCTGATTTAGTAGTGATTGTTCATCCTGATTTTGAAGAAGGCTTAGCCAAATCTATTCGTAATATTCAAGCAGATAAAGTACTAACGGTTGATCAAAATGAAGTCGAGCAAGGTAACGAACATGAACATGAGCATGAACATGCCGGCTCAGTTAATCATCATAGTTGGTTAAATATAGAAGATATGCAGGGTTTTACTCAAGCACTCAGTCAAAGGCTTATAAAAATTGATCCAAAAAACAAAGCTATTTATCTTGCCAATTTAGACACACTTAAACTTAAGCTAGATGAACTTCAAGATACTACTCAACAACAATTATCAAACTATACCAACCAGCCACTAATGACTTATAATAATGCATTTGAGCATTTTATTGAAAATTATAAGCTTAAGAGTGTTGGCAGCGTAAGTCGTCAACATGGTGAAAACTTGAGTATTTTTAAAATCCTAAAAGCCAAACAAATCATCAAAGATGAGAAAGTTACTTGCTTGCTCTTCACGAGTGAAGCCTCAGATAAGCGCATTAACACCTTAACCGAAGGATTAAAAATTAAAACAGCAGATATTGATATTATCGGCTTTGATATTAAACCGGGTGCTAATCATTATTTAAAACTCATACAAGATATCACTCATAAGGCTGTGCAGTGTCTCAAGTAA
- the cmoB gene encoding tRNA 5-methoxyuridine(34)/uridine 5-oxyacetic acid(34) synthase CmoB: MINDFKKHCNMTRLSAICNQLVELSKQAFAVNNGNIPKWEGAITNIQKTQSGVLSFKHPYIAIDTHTNDQALAQSLKQLMPWRKGPYQIGELKLESEWRGDMKWDRLKDHVKPLQGKIVLDVGSGNGYFTYLMAMQGAEIALGIEPFLLFNYQFQAIRALINQPPKAYVLPLKLEQMPEQPLFDSVFSMGVLYHQKDHNLHLQQLMNVMADEGELILETLIIDKQHGDQIIPEDRYARMRNVWCLPSTDTLHSWLQTAGFKNIKLVDVTKTTPAEQRATHWIGDNTQSIKDFLDPNDDNLTIEGLPAPKRAVFICQK; this comes from the coding sequence ATGATTAACGATTTTAAAAAACATTGTAATATGACGCGCCTATCTGCTATTTGTAATCAATTAGTTGAGTTGTCGAAGCAGGCTTTTGCCGTTAATAATGGCAACATCCCTAAGTGGGAAGGTGCTATTACCAATATCCAAAAGACTCAGTCAGGAGTGCTGAGCTTTAAACATCCTTATATTGCGATCGATACCCATACTAACGACCAGGCGCTAGCACAATCTTTAAAACAGCTCATGCCTTGGCGCAAAGGTCCTTATCAAATTGGAGAATTAAAGCTGGAAAGTGAATGGCGTGGGGATATGAAATGGGATCGACTCAAAGACCATGTCAAGCCCTTACAAGGAAAAATAGTGTTAGATGTTGGCTCTGGCAATGGTTATTTCACCTATCTCATGGCCATGCAAGGCGCTGAAATAGCGCTCGGAATTGAGCCTTTTCTACTTTTTAACTATCAATTTCAAGCCATTCGTGCACTCATAAACCAGCCGCCAAAAGCTTATGTTCTACCTTTAAAACTTGAACAAATGCCTGAGCAGCCTTTGTTTGATAGTGTTTTTTCCATGGGTGTTTTGTATCACCAAAAAGACCATAACTTGCATCTTCAGCAACTGATGAATGTTATGGCTGATGAAGGTGAGCTTATTTTAGAAACCTTAATTATTGACAAACAGCATGGCGATCAAATCATTCCAGAAGATCGTTATGCGCGTATGCGTAATGTTTGGTGCCTGCCTTCTACTGACACACTGCACAGCTGGCTACAAACAGCTGGTTTTAAAAATATTAAACTAGTCGATGTCACCAAAACCACGCCAGCAGAACAGCGCGCCACCCATTGGATTGGGGATAACACCCAATCTATCAAAGACTTTCTCGATCCAAATGATGACAATTTAACCATCGAAGGTTTGCCTGCACCTAAGCGTGCTGTCTTTATTTGCCAAAAATAG